NNNNNNNNNNNNNNNNNNNNNNNNNNNNNNNNNNNNNNNNNNNNNNNNNNNNNNNNNNNNNNNNNNNNNNNNNNNNNNNNNNNNNNNNNNNNNNNNNNNNNNNNNNNNNNNNNNNNNNNNNNNNNNNNNNNNNNNNNNNNNNNNNNNNNNNNNNNNNNNNNNNNNNNNNNNNNNNNNNNNNNNNNNNNNNNNNNNNNNNNNNNNNNNNNNNNNNNNNNNNNNNNNNNNNNNNNNNNNNNNNNNNNNNNNNNNNNNNNNNNNNNNNNNNNNNNNNNNNNNNNNNNNNNNNNNNNNNNNNNNNNNNNNNNNNNNNNNNNNNNNNNNNNNNNNNNNNNNNNNNNNNNNNNNNNNNNNNNNNNNNNNNNNNNNNNNNNNNNNNNNNNNNNNNNNNNNNNNNNNNNNNNNNNNNNNNNNNNNNNNNNNNNNNNNNNNNNNNNNNNNNNNNNNNNNNNNNNNNNNNNNNNNNNNNNNNNNNNNNNNNNNNNNNNNNNNNNNNNNNNNNNNNNNNNNNNNNNNNNNNNNNNNNNNNNNNNNNNNNNNNNNNNNNNNNNNNNNNNNNNNNNNNNNNNNNNNNNNNNNNNNNNNNNNNNNNNNNNNNNNNNNNNNNNNNNNNNNNNNNNNNNNNNNNNNNNNNNNNNNNNNNNNNNNNNNNNNNNNNNNNNNNNNNNNNNNNNNNNNNNNNNNNNNNNNNNNNNNNNNNNNNNNNNNNNNNNNNNNNNNNNNNNNNNNNNNNNNNNNNNNNNNNNNNNNNNNNNNNNNNNNNNNNNNNNNNNNNNNNNNNNNNNNNNNNNNNNNNNNNNNNNNNNNNNNNNNNNNNNNNNNNNNNNNNNNNNNNNNNNNNNNNNNNNNNNNNNNNNNNNNNNNNNNNNNNNNNNNNNNNNNNNNNNNNNNNNNNNNNNNNNNNNNNNNNNNNNNNNNNNNNNNNNNNNNNNNNNNNNNNNNNNNNNNNNNNNNNNNNNNNNNNNNNNNNNNNNNNNNNNNNNNNNNNNNNNNNNNNNNNNNNNNNNNNNNNNNNNNNNNNNNNNNNNNNNNNNNNNNNNNNNNNNNNNNNNNNNNNNNNNNNNNNNNNNNNNNNNNNNNNNNNNNNNNNNNNNNNNNNNNNNNNNNNNNNNNNNNNNNNNNNNNNNNNNNNNNNNNNNNNNNNNNNNNNNNNNNNNNNNNNNNNNNNNNNNNNNNNNNNNNNNNNNNNNNNNNNNNNNNNNNNNNNNNNNNNNNNNNNNNNNNNNNNNNNNNNNNNNNNNNNNNNNNNNNNNNNNNNNNNNNNNNNNACAAGGTCACCACCTGCTGGTCACGTGGCTTCTCAGCAGCCCCCCCCTTTACAAGGTTAAAGAGtttgggggaaaggggcggggcgtctgtctgtctgtctgtctagggATGGGTCTGTCTCTAGCTATCTGTCTAGTTTTATCTGTATCGatgtatctctatctatctatctatctatgtatatttatatctatCTACCAATCTCTATCTCTGTATATCTATAGCTAtcaatctctatctatctatctctacttctctctctctatgtatatctatctatttctATTTATCTCTGTCTACTATCTTAGtatatctatctctatctctttctACCTATCTCTCCATCCTTATCTCTGTATACTGtatctctatctatatatcttatctatctatctatctatctctatctctatcccTAGCCCTATCTATCTCTATATATCTCTATCCATCTCTAcctatatctgtctgtctgtctatctatctatctatctatctatctatctctgatTATCTCTATCCATCTCTTATCTCTGTCTGcttctatctatctctatctgcCTATCTCTTTATGCACATATtcatatagatacagatataaagGGATATCCAAGTATATATGCTTGTGTCTATACAGATACAAAGAGCAACAgcacatttctatgccacttaccAGCGCACTTAAATGCTTTACAAAGTGTACTCTAAGCATAAATATAAAGGGACATGCATGTATATAtgcttgagtgtgtgtgtgtttatatatatatatatgcatgcatacacacacacacacacgtctagATAGACACAGATATAAAGGGACACGCAGTGAGTATAGAGAGAGATCTGGCAGGGCCTTTCAggctgaaagaaaagttggcaacatgagctttcctttATGCTAAGTGTCAGTGTGCATgtcttttatacacacacacacacacacaccataaagcCACATataagtatatatgtgtgtgtgtgtataatatacacACCATATATAAGtgtattgttgttctgtgccttcaagtcatttccaacttaaggtaaCCATAAAATAACAACACCTAGTTTGTtccttgaaccctggtctccagagtcagagtccagcactgaaaccactatgcaacgctatacacacacacatacgcataCATGCTTATGGGTCCTTTTACACACATGTGTCAAAAAGCCGCTGGGTTTTTTCCCACTCTGGTGTATGAATCAGGACATGAGCTTGCGCTTTCAAAGTTCAGCGGAGGGTGCCGACAGCGCAAGCGGTGCATAATCCCCGCTAGCCTTGGCAGACGATAAGGATCCATGCTCTGCGGGTCACAAAGTGTGGGAAGCGGAGCAGAGATGCTTCCTCAAGATAAGAAGGCGGCAGCGGTGGCTGCTTCACCTTTGCTTTTTATCCACATTGCATCACCTGCGTTGCGACACAACTTCACCAGATTGCCCCCCGGGTCATATCTCCGTCGCAAGTCAGGATGTGAGCTTTAAACTACCGTGTGCGGATTTATCATAGTAACCAGGCAAGCAAAGACATGCTCATAGacatcataagagttggaagagaccccaagggccacccaatcccacccgcctctgccatgcaggaactctcaatcagagcaCCCCCAACAATATGTTGTGCGCCTTgcaagtcgtttccgactcatggcaaccccaccTTGGGGTTTGTTCCTGGCAcgatttgtgtgccttcatttgtgtgtgtgttcacctGCAGGGGCCTCGCCTCGACCAACAACCGCTCCGGAGAAGACAGCTGGCTGAAGTCGCTCTTCGTCCGCAAAGTCGATCCCCGAAAAGATGCCCACTCCAACCTCTTGGCCAAAAGGGAGACCAGCAGCCTTTATAAACTGCAGAGTGAGTGGCCGTTTGCTTGCGTTATGTCGCTGTTATTGTCCCCATCACCGTCGTCCGCCATCATTGTTTCTGACATCCTTTCCTTTTTCCAACGGCCGGCATTAAAAAGATTGCAATAGTACtattttcctttctgttctcACTCTTTTTCCATGTTTGGCCACCTTTTAATACTGAGTTTTGTTGTTCCAGTTCACAATGTCAAACCGGAGTGCCTAGACGCCTACAACAAGCTGTGGTAAGTCTTACTATCCCTAGGGATGGCTTTGGGGTTTAAAATGTGTAAACCTGGTGGTAGGTAATAACCCaaagagagccatcatggtgagAGCGTTGGACTAGGGCCTGGAAGACTAGGGTtggattccccgcttggccataaaacccttttgggaaagtcacactctctcagcctcagaggaaggcaatggcaaactgactCTGGACAAATCATGATAGGTTCCCTTACCATAAGCTCAGAACTGaattgaaggcacgcaacacacacaacaattgtcaagtttgttgttgttctggctttgaagtaagtcccattgaatccaGTGAGACCTCCTTCCCTTCTGATAAGATGATACAGGAAAACAAGGCAGGGCAAAGGTATAAAAGGGACTGATATCATTGAAATTGCAGGTGGCGAACCACACTCAGGGAAATAGGTTTTTCCCTGTAAGCAGAAAACTAGTTTGGCAGGGAGCAAGTTGAGCCAGATCTGCATCTGAAGGAGATGGAGTCAAATGACAAGAAGAGAGAGTCCGCCTAAAATCCGATGGTTGTGGATCCTTTCTTCCTGGCGTACTTGTTCGGCCGCTTCGGGATCGTGCCAACACACGCGGGCAACTTGTTTGTAGGAGGACATCATGAGATCTGTTGAAACAGAAGTAGTGCATAACAGGCTGGGATTTGTACTTCGGCctgatattcagccttctctgtcagagatctctggtgccatcccagggtcccataggatggagccatggtacttaaagtggcatcagactgCATTAATCCCGCCACATTGATGCGGCCACAGCTTTGCTGTACATAAAGGAGTTGTCTTTGAAGCTCTTGAGTTTCGAGCGCTCTTCTTCGGATCCGATGCTTCACCTTTGCGAGGATATATCTACCCTGAAAACCTCAAATCGTGCATTTCACTAACAACAAACATATGAGATGTAATCACACGTAACAGTTCACTGATAAAAGGCCGAGCAACAAATAATGTTTGTCACATTTCACTGTCCGGTGCATTAAGCAGAGAGTAAATCCTTCCGAAAGGCCAGTTCCATAAGCAGCACATGGGGATTTTCTTCACAGGACCAGCAGTATTGAAGCAGATCCTAACAACAGCATGAAcatgtttctcttctcttccttcttttaagCCAAGAGGTGCTGCCAAATGTCCACGAAGGGAAAGAGTATCCCTGTACGTTGGTTGGGACGTGGAACACGTGGTATGGAGAGCAAGATCAGGCAGGTaggagatgatggtgatgatgatgatgcttataCTTTATtgatatagtgctgtagatttgcacatacAGTGATGCAGTTGTGCTAGGGATGTATGCGCTCGCAGCCGTTGGTGTGAGATGTTCCAGAGCTTTGGGGAATGAGCTGGCAACCATTTGTTCCACCTTCATGGAACAAATCACAGCCAATTTGGGCCAAGACCTGACATTTGTTATCCATCCCAAGAAGAAGTGGGATTTTATTCTGCTCCCACTGCAACACCGtacccaacatttcacagatagaaACTGGGATGTGTGTCACCAAACAGTGAGGAAGGacatacaaactaggagaggctgcggcagtttgcttttgcctgagccgactgggaagatcctgcctctctcctcttcctttccctcctgccGAAACCACTTTCAAATTTGGTTTAAAACATGACGTTTCTGCTTCCAGTCCATCTGTGGCGGTACGAGGGAGGCTACCCTGCGCTGACGGAGGTCATGAGTAAGCTTCGACATGACAAGGTGAGACAAGGTGAAGTCTGTCAGCCTGATCCTATGCTCTGTAGCATGCTTAAGATAGTTATTTAATTTTAAGAGGATGGTGCTTTGTTACAGATCCTAGAACAGTGCATCTTAAACTATCTAGTCTGAGGGACCAGCATGTTTCACATCCATCGCATGTGCCAAGGACTGGCACCCTGTTTGCACCCATTGAGCACAACGGtccctttctttccttgaaaCTCCAGGGACTTGCAGCCAATGGCTTGTGGATTGGCACCGGTCCATGGACCGCCTGTCCTAGAAGCATGTTCTAATAAACTGTGAAACAAGACATATATTGCAGCGTTTAAATATCTGGAtaggtgtcacattgaagatgggaAAAGCTTGTTTTTCCTTCTGAGACTGGAAGGTGGAATATGTCATCTAATCTCTTTGGTGGTTCAAGGTGCAGCCCCAGCCTTGCAGGGAATAAATCCACATTTATCATTCAGGCTTAATAATACTTATTGCAAAGCTTTATGCATCATCAAGGAGTTTAGAAGTTTGCGTATCCACTCAGTGCTGGAGTCCAGGTggtttggactccaactcccataatcctttgcctcatgctggctgaggtttctggaccAATGGAAGTCAAAAGCATCTGTAGGCACATGTGTTGCTGTTGCTTTATGCCCCATGTTTCTCTGAAAACGTTAACTTTCCCCAATCTTCCATTGTCCAAACAACATCAATTTTAAACATGAATCCAAGTAAATGTCCTGGTATTAAAGTCTTAAGGAACACACTGGATTGTaacttgatttgatttgatttaacgTAATGGTATAATTTGATTTTAGACGTTCATGGAGTTCCGCAAAGCAAGGGGAAGCATGCTTCTTTCTCGCAAGAACCAGCTGCTGTTGGAGTTCAGCTTTTGGAATGAACCCGAACCCAGGGCTGGACCCAATATCTACGAACTGAGGTCCTACCAGCTTCGTGTAAGTGCCTTTTTCCTATATGTGAAATGTATATTTGAAAGACGACGAAGGAATGTGTCTCCTGTCGCTTCACCTCAGAAAACAGCGTTGTCAAAGTAGCCGAGCCCGTAGTTGCCATAGTCGGTTTTGATGCGTCGACTGCATTTTCTGCCGTATGTGGTGCTCAAACTGGTTCACAGATCAGGGCTTGAATCGCAAATCAGATGCCCACAAATTATAGCTTAAGAGGAAGACTGAACCCAACCTTGTGTCAGGTTGCCCTTGAAGTTGGTACAGAAGATGCCAAGCCGGTTCCTGCCAGGAGTGGCACTGCCAGCAGTTCAGCGTCTTCCAAGCTTCCTCTTGAACATTATGCCTTTTGAACAAGCCAAAAAGCACACTAGGAAATCATGTAGAGATCTagtcacatctttctttctttctttcctttcagccTGGAACAATGATCGAATGGGGCAACTACTGGTGAGTGTCCCTCGCTGCAGTGGCCATGCTCTTCTTAATGCGGTTTGTATGTTGGGTTACGCCAGCCTTAAAGTGTCCAGGAGTTGAACACATTAGATTTGGCTTCCTGGAACAGACCATTTTTCCCCTTGAGCTTAATCCTAGACTGGGATAGTTGACCAGAGCATTGTGAAACCGCTCTCAGCATGCAGAGACTGCTCCCTTCCCTGATAGACAAAGCACCCTGGTTTAGGCCAATGCCCTCCTGTGCAATGGCCCCACTCCCTCCTTGTTTGATTTACTGGCATTCAGGGAATGGGAAGAGCGGCAGAGAGCCAACCTGCATCATGGGGAAAATAAGCcacaaaatgtgcacaaaatgtCCCGTCTGTTCAAGAGCGAATGGGGTGGAGCAGCAAAGGGAGGTCATCTGATTTTGTTAACAACTGAAGTCTGTGGCTCGCTTTTTATTGAAagcacatgcatgtggctgtgAGAGAGAAAATGGCACAGGGTTAAGAACAACAAGGGTGGTGCAGTACCATCAGAGTTTTTGCAACCTGCCATTGGTTTTCTTCTTCGGCAGCCACTCATTTGATTGGCGGTGACATTCACAACCCTCTCCTTGAAACATTGTCCTTGGAGAGAACTAGATAACCTCTGCATTGATGTTgctttttatgtgccttcaaacttaTGCGCAGGAGAAAAGGCCccacagttttcttggccagatttgttatTTTAGAGGGAATTTGGCCGAGTgtagattcaaaccttggtctcctagagtcctgatcccaaagggttttcttggccagagttCTCCCACAGCCCCAGACCAATGTTCAAACCGCTTTGCCACACTGGTTCTTGAATGTTTCTCTTAGACTTGCCGTTCTCCAGCACTTCTCTCCTTCTACCTTTCAGGGCTCGAGCCATTGGTTTCCGGCAGGATGACAAAGAAGCCGTCGGTGGCTTCTTTTCGCAGATTGGGCAGCTGTACATGGTCCATCACCTTTGGGGTAAGGCTGGGCATCAGTGCAATGCCCTGAGCATTAGTTTCATTCCTCCTACCAAACTGATTTTTCAAAGGTTATTCGATACAACGAAAGGGAAGGTATGGATAGGCAGTGATAGGCTCCAaatctttccctcttcttccagcTTACAAAGACCTCCAGACAAGAGAAGACATCAGGAACGCTGCGTGGCACAAACCAGGATGGGATGAGCTGGTATACTATACAGGTAATGCTCTAAGGCACATGGCATGTGCCATGACTCTCTTTGCCACACCGCTTTGGATGCTGATAGCATTGGTGCGCGACAGTGGCAGGAGCCATTTTGCCAGGGTTCATACCGGCGACAAGAAAAGCCGaacagtggctggaatcctgttggtgtcttcatatacatccacaacattccctgtGAAAGCAATTGGataggtttttccccccaacatgGAACATGTACAGTTAATGGCAGCAACTCAGAAGCATAAATCGTAAAGCCTGCATGCGTTGTGTGACTTGCCTGTGTGCATTTGCTGTGTGCAGCACCTGAGAAGGCCAGAGGTAGCATGAGCGAATTTGGACACTCCACCTCTTCTGAAGAGGTTGATTCATGTCCGCTTGGCAAGACTCTTGTGATCCGTATCCGGCTCTGCTTCTTCTTATCCATCTAATTTATttaatccatatttatttatttgatctaGACCCCACGTTT
This Sceloporus undulatus isolate JIND9_A2432 ecotype Alabama chromosome 11, SceUnd_v1.1, whole genome shotgun sequence DNA region includes the following protein-coding sequences:
- the NIPSNAP2 gene encoding protein NipSnap homolog 2; protein product: MLIDIIRVGRDPKGHPIPPASAMQELSIRAPPTICCAPCKSFPTHGNPTLGFVPGTICVPSFVCVFTCRGLASTNNRSGEDSWLKSLFVRKVDPRKDAHSNLLAKRETSSLYKLQIHNVKPECLDAYNKLCQEVLPNVHEGKEYPCTLVGTWNTWYGEQDQAVHLWRYEGGYPALTEVMSKLRHDKTFMEFRKARGSMLLSRKNQLLLEFSFWNEPEPRAGPNIYELRSYQLRPGTMIEWGNYWARAIGFRQDDKEAVGGFFSQIGQLYMVHHLWAYKDLQTREDIRNAAWHKPGWDELVYYTVPLIQEMESRIMIPLKISPLQ